In a single window of the Vallitalea longa genome:
- a CDS encoding sensor histidine kinase: MKELWNDNNIKKNVIVLLGIYMITFLLIMVIDILEIYVEFESLRRYKYIVYKLMICIIIFSSAFIGYRTIKYIYTRLSTVNKNVTLAINGNYDSTKEYVSDYDEGILYSIEYQLNTLICKLNSNRECVNNEKKRLNTLVTEITHQLKTPVAAIKLFNSLLQNNEIGEEKKLNMISKMSDEIHKVEWFVESLTDISKLETGLIQINIKENNINKTITEAVNSIYVSAREKDIEINMKNNHNNIFCYDAKWTKEAITNILDNAVKYTDIEGTITIECVKTVMSNKIIINDNGRGIDKNDIPFIFDRFYKSDKTGIDKGIGIGLYLAKEIMKSQDGTIKVYSELDKGSRFELIFYS; this comes from the coding sequence ACGATAATAATATCAAAAAAAATGTGATAGTATTATTAGGAATTTATATGATTACATTTTTATTGATTATGGTAATAGATATTTTGGAGATATATGTAGAGTTTGAATCTCTAAGAAGATATAAGTACATTGTTTATAAACTCATGATTTGCATAATAATTTTCAGCAGTGCTTTTATAGGATATAGGACCATCAAATATATATATACGAGATTAAGTACGGTCAATAAGAATGTAACGTTAGCCATTAATGGCAATTATGACAGCACCAAGGAATATGTATCTGACTATGACGAAGGTATTTTATACAGTATAGAGTATCAACTGAACACACTCATATGCAAATTAAATAGTAATAGAGAATGTGTAAACAATGAGAAGAAAAGATTGAATACTCTAGTTACAGAAATAACACATCAACTGAAGACACCTGTTGCAGCAATAAAATTATTCAACTCCCTTCTCCAAAATAATGAAATCGGTGAAGAGAAAAAGTTGAATATGATTTCTAAGATGAGTGATGAGATCCATAAAGTTGAATGGTTCGTCGAGTCGCTGACAGATATATCCAAGTTGGAAACAGGACTTATTCAAATAAATATTAAGGAAAACAATATAAATAAGACAATAACGGAAGCAGTTAATTCAATATATGTATCAGCAAGAGAGAAAGATATAGAAATCAATATGAAGAATAATCATAATAACATATTCTGTTATGATGCCAAGTGGACAAAAGAAGCAATCACCAATATATTGGATAATGCTGTTAAATATACTGATATAGAGGGAACTATTACGATTGAATGCGTAAAAACTGTCATGTCAAATAAAATAATAATTAATGATAATGGAAGAGGTATTGATAAAAATGATATACCTTTTATTTTTGACAGATTCTATAAAAGTGACAAAACAGGTATAGATAAAGGAATTGGCATTGGATTATATCTGGCGAAAGAAATAATGAAAAGTCAAGATGGAACAATAAAGGTATATTCAGAATTAGATAAGGGGTCAAGGTTCGAATTGATATTCTATAGTTAA
- a CDS encoding ABC transporter ATP-binding protein: MEMLKTIGLKKYFVGKEYTVKAVDDINLKVSKGEFIVIAGPSGSGKTTFLNLIGGLEQPTQGKVLIDNTNINNMDETKRTIFRRRNIGFVFQSYNLVPIINTWENIVLPIELDGRDVDKKYITELMKTLKIYDRKDHLPNALSGGQQQRVAIARALASNPSIILADEPTGNLDSENSEEVLHLLKKTVKSYNQTLILITHDEKIAQEADRILLINDGRIVKESR, encoded by the coding sequence ATGGAAATGCTAAAAACGATTGGATTGAAAAAATACTTCGTAGGAAAAGAATATACAGTAAAAGCTGTCGACGATATTAATTTGAAAGTAAGTAAAGGGGAGTTCATAGTTATTGCAGGTCCATCAGGGTCTGGTAAGACTACATTCCTTAATCTTATAGGAGGTCTTGAACAACCGACACAGGGAAAAGTACTAATTGATAATACGAATATCAATAATATGGACGAGACAAAAAGAACAATTTTCAGAAGAAGGAATATAGGTTTCGTATTTCAGAGTTATAATCTTGTACCCATAATCAATACATGGGAAAATATAGTTCTTCCTATAGAGCTGGATGGAAGAGATGTTGACAAGAAATACATAACTGAATTGATGAAAACATTGAAGATATATGACCGTAAAGATCATCTGCCTAATGCTTTATCGGGAGGACAACAACAGAGAGTAGCAATAGCTAGAGCTCTAGCTTCTAATCCTTCTATTATCCTAGCGGATGAACCCACAGGAAATCTTGATTCAGAGAATAGCGAAGAAGTACTTCATCTACTGAAAAAAACAGTAAAATCATATAATCAGACACTCATCTTAATTACCCATGATGAAAAGATAGCTCAGGAAGCAGACAGAATCTTACTGATAAATGATGGAAGAATCGTTAAGGAGAGTAGATAA
- a CDS encoding ABC transporter permease, with translation MKCIQNLAKAYLDSSRLRRRLVIWSIVLSTVLVLTIGNFYVMSITNDIMHYERKFAIYDGYYMNVTKRQMDVVSNNENIIIHTVCNQLNRKATYNNENKTFYLQNVNEEYMDKFNYRIQSGTYPKKSDEIALTESSIREKQVGIGDKVVLNLIDEDNKVQSKEFLLTGIIKDRGYDISKRKGFISDEYINDIGEDEVSSYMYFSVIDTLDKTSLIRGIAEKSGIDAENIQTKYGTQRNMSEYLVIALLVTFLSIITVSNIFTYNIVQRVNTIGLLKAVGMTNRQLKKLFLKEGLHYYLKGIVIGIPIGIVFNIYTFINWFKGTNDSKFSFWEYTKTYFSIGLENNSYLILLIVTLILQGGAVWLAIKIPSRKVKRMSIVNSIHYVDKIKVKKSKRKKIGLKSPVLKLAYANLNNNIFKTILSVITMSINVILFIYVTHYVSYTTSDDMVTRGFIGDIDVYHIDNNDMIYIDKIEGIENEFISVTEDAKIPTSEVTITDNYQEKVQKLQEYQDNHEDADIVLYSYNDNMLEAMYKYMRTPYTIEELRRMKNWCMVFDLDTFNEYDYKVGETFTINSQVVEIVGEISKYKWSKYITPPLLVSSDFIDNNYSKEELEYSRVCMNIDEDYYNNVKQKIKNRFEDNNKVHVSCIDEELKKMEDKRFYLVLLMYGLVAIIAAISLFMMINIIYTSIINRKKDFGVLRAVGMTKRQFKKYLVFEGNILIFFITIIGVPIGYVISKLGFDNFARLPENSGFVFEFPYWTIIIIPIYYIIIRIIIKMSINKMDKESVGDLIRYI, from the coding sequence ATGAAATGTATACAAAACCTGGCGAAAGCTTATCTAGACTCTTCCAGATTAAGAAGACGATTAGTAATATGGTCTATAGTATTATCTACTGTATTGGTTTTGACGATAGGGAATTTCTATGTTATGAGTATCACTAATGATATTATGCACTATGAACGAAAATTCGCTATATATGATGGATACTATATGAATGTTACGAAGCGTCAGATGGATGTTGTAAGTAATAATGAAAATATCATTATTCACACTGTTTGTAACCAACTCAATAGAAAAGCCACCTATAATAATGAGAATAAAACATTTTATTTACAAAATGTTAATGAAGAATATATGGATAAGTTCAATTATAGAATACAGTCTGGAACTTATCCCAAAAAATCAGATGAAATAGCTCTCACAGAAAGCTCTATAAGAGAAAAACAAGTAGGTATAGGAGATAAGGTCGTACTTAACTTAATTGATGAGGATAACAAAGTCCAATCAAAAGAATTTTTGTTAACTGGTATTATTAAAGATAGAGGTTATGATATTAGCAAGAGAAAAGGATTCATAAGTGATGAGTACATAAATGATATTGGTGAAGATGAGGTTTCTAGTTATATGTATTTTTCAGTTATAGACACACTGGATAAAACAAGCTTGATTAGAGGTATAGCAGAAAAGTCTGGCATAGATGCAGAAAACATACAAACCAAATACGGAACTCAAAGAAATATGAGTGAATATCTTGTTATAGCATTATTGGTTACGTTTCTAAGTATTATCACAGTAAGTAATATATTCACTTATAATATAGTTCAAAGAGTTAATACAATAGGACTACTGAAAGCAGTAGGAATGACTAATAGACAATTGAAGAAGTTATTCTTGAAAGAAGGGTTGCATTATTATCTAAAAGGTATTGTCATAGGCATTCCTATAGGAATCGTATTTAATATATATACATTCATCAATTGGTTCAAAGGTACTAATGATAGTAAATTCAGTTTCTGGGAATATACGAAAACCTATTTTTCAATAGGATTAGAAAATAATAGTTACCTTATTTTATTAATAGTTACACTCATTCTTCAAGGGGGAGCTGTTTGGTTAGCAATAAAAATACCTAGCAGAAAAGTAAAAAGAATGTCTATAGTGAATTCAATACATTATGTAGACAAGATTAAGGTCAAGAAAAGCAAAAGAAAAAAGATTGGCTTGAAAAGCCCTGTTTTGAAGCTTGCATATGCTAATCTGAATAACAATATCTTTAAAACCATATTATCTGTAATAACCATGAGTATCAATGTTATACTATTCATTTACGTTACCCATTATGTATCCTATACTACTTCAGATGATATGGTAACGAGAGGATTTATTGGAGATATAGACGTATATCATATAGATAACAATGATATGATATATATTGATAAAATTGAGGGAATAGAAAATGAATTTATAAGTGTAACTGAAGATGCCAAAATACCTACTAGTGAAGTGACAATTACTGATAATTACCAAGAAAAAGTTCAGAAACTTCAGGAATACCAAGATAACCATGAGGATGCAGATATTGTACTATATAGTTATAATGATAATATGCTGGAAGCCATGTATAAATATATGAGAACACCTTACACTATTGAGGAATTAAGAAGAATGAAAAATTGGTGTATGGTTTTTGACCTAGATACTTTTAATGAATATGACTATAAGGTGGGAGAGACTTTCACGATTAATAGTCAGGTGGTTGAGATTGTTGGTGAAATCAGTAAATATAAATGGAGTAAATATATCACACCTCCTTTATTGGTTAGTAGTGATTTCATTGACAATAACTATAGTAAGGAAGAATTAGAGTATAGTCGTGTTTGCATGAATATTGATGAAGATTATTATAATAATGTAAAACAAAAAATCAAGAATAGATTTGAAGATAACAATAAGGTTCATGTATCTTGTATTGATGAAGAACTAAAAAAGATGGAAGATAAGAGGTTTTACCTTGTACTGTTGATGTATGGTCTAGTAGCTATAATAGCAGCAATAAGTCTGTTTATGATGATTAATATAATATATACGTCCATTATAAATAGAAAAAAAGATTTTGGAGTATTGAGAGCTGTGGGAATGACAAAAAGACAGTTTAAAAAATATCTTGTCTTTGAAGGTAATATACTGATATTTTTCATAACGATAATTGGTGTCCCAATAGGTTATGTTATATCCAAATTAGGTTTTGATAACTTTGCAAGACTTCCTGAGAATAGTGGATTCGTATTTGAATTTCCTTATTGGACAATCATAATAATTCCAATTTATTATATCATCATCAGGATAATAATTAAGATGAGCATAAACAAAATGGATAAAGAAAGTGTGGGGGACCTGATAAGATATATCTAG